CACCAGGGCCCTGCGGGACTACAAGGGCTCTGACGACCTGGAGGCCTTGCTGGCCTGCCTCAGCCCACTCCTTGCTGAGGACCCCGAGAAGCACAGCCTACTCCAAGGTGCCCTGGGGGGCAGCACCACAGCTGTTGGGGGGGGCAGCAGGGTCTGCGGTGGTCCCAGCTCTCTAGAGAAGGTGGGGCCGGGTGGCCCAGGATCCCAGACCCCCCCCAGCTCAGCACGGTGGAGCCCGTAGGCCCAGACGCCCCTCCCCACAGGCTTCTACCAGTTTGTGCGGCCGCACCACAAGCAGCGATTTGAGGAGCTGTGCCTCCAGCGGACGGGCCGCGGCTGTAGCTCCCAGCCTGAGCTCAGCCTTCCTCAGAGGCCGTGGGCCCCGGCGGCGCAGACCCCCAGCGGTGAGCCGGGCCCTCAAACCCATCCCCCGAGAGCAGGGTGGGCAACTGCTCGTgggtctccccctgccccctgccccagtaCGTGTGGCCCAGGCCCAGCCCTTCGTGAGTCTCGCAGGCACACTGGGACGGCACCTCTAGAGCCTGGGAGCTCCTGTCCCCATTCAATGGCTGAATCCTGAGCAGGGACTTTCTCAAGGACAGGTGTCATGGGGACCTGGCTTAGATCCCTTTGCCCCCAGGAGGGGACCGTCCAGTCTGAGAGTCACCTGTCTCCTTTCTGGGCTCGGTGTCCACTGGGGTGTGTCTCTGCCGGCCCCCTACCAGCAGTTGGCTCTGGTTTGGGTCCCGCTTCTGTGGTCTGAGGACGATTGTGGGTCTCAGTCTTCCCTTGGACAGACCTGCCTTCTCCCGGGGAGGCACTCCACACCCTCGGGGCCCAGCTGGATGGCtccttgtgtgtctgtgtgccttCAGGAGGGAAGGCGTGTGACCCCAAGCTGACCCTGGCTCGGGGTGCAGCAGGACAGCTGGACCCTGGACAGCACCTGAACCAAGGCAGGCCCCACCTGGCCCCCAGACCAGCCCCCGCAGGTACCCGTCCCTGAACCAGAAACAGAACTGAAGACCCTCGTGGGGGGCACACTGGTTCTGCAGCGGTTCCCAGAATGCCCGTGGAGCTCTCTGGGCCCCCAGAGCCCTGGCGTGGTCTAAGACCTGTTACCTCCTCACCAGGAGAGCCCAGCAGCCGCCCAAGGGAGGGGCCTAGAGCCCCCGGGGCAGAGAAGCAAGGCCAGCCTGCTGTGAGCGCCTACTTGGCAGATGTCCGGAAGGCCCTGGGGTCCGCAGGCTGCAGCCAGCTCCTGGCGGCACTGACCACGTACAAACAGGACAGTGACTTCGAGAAGGTGGTGGCTGTGGTGGCCGCACTCACAACGTCCAGGCCTGAGGACTTGCCCCTGTTGCAGAGCAAGTGGCCGCAGAGGGAGCTtggcggggggaggtgggggaggggggtgggggtggggctgatCCCGACCCCCGCCCCCGCAGGGTTTGGCATGTTCCTGAGACCCCACCACAAGCAGCGTTTCCGGCAGACGTGCGCAGACCTGATGGGCCTGGCTACCCCGAGCACAGGTACTGGGGTGCCCGGCCCCCAGGAGGGGAGCCCCAGCGTGCCTCCCAACCTCGCCCACAGCGCTCCCGAGCCAGGTAACCGAGcgtcccccagccccactcagcCCGGCAGGCGGAACCGCAGAGAAGCCCGTCAGACTGGCTGGTCTgtccccaggcgcccctcagtgcgAGAAGCGTGGGACGACCCAGAGCAAGATTTCCGCCTTCCTCACGCCCAGCCAGCCCCCCAGCGCCCCCCTCAGGCACGCCCCGTCGGAGTGGGGTAGGTCTCGGGAGGGGCCGCCGGGGATGCtggctgcgggggtggggtggggcggacAAGCCGCGCGAGCTCACGGCGGCCCCCTTGCCGCAGGCTTGGCCTGCCCTGGCTGTGGGGCGGAGGACACGGTCCCCTTCCAGTGCCCCTCCTGCGACTTCCACCGCTGCCAGGCCTGCTGGCGTCCGCTCCTCCAGGTTGGCAGTGGGGCCCTGCAGACCTCCAACAGCTGTCCCCAACCTGGTCGCCCGGGGTGTGGGGGGCGGTCTGGGCAGCGGCGTCTGGGCAGCACTCCTGCGTCTCCACAGGCTTCTAGAACATGCCCGGCCTGTCACGCACCCGCCCGGAAGCAGAGCATCACGCAGGTCTTCTGGCCAGAGCCCCAGTGAGTGTGGAGACCCCGGGGCCGGCTGACAACCCTGTGGACATGGGCCTCTCCACGGGGTCTGCGCTCACCTAGATGCCCTGAAGCCCCCCCCCGCCAGGGTCTGGGGCAGGTTGGCTCACCTCCTGTGCCTCTGGGCTGGTGGGTGGAGCGTCCGGAGCTCCGCTGCGGAGTCCCGAGCCCAGGACAGGAAGCTGGGGGGGCTGTGTGCCCCCGCTTCCTCTGCAGGCCCAGTGTGTGGGCAGTGGACCTGCTTTTAATCAGATGACCGGCTGCCTAATAAAGTCACTGACACTGTATCAGGGTTTGGCGAGGGGCCTGAGGGTGCTGGGAAGATGTGAGCATCTGAGTGGGGTCCCCCTCCCACCTTGTCGGCGCATGGGCACGCTGAGCAGATGCAGGACACCGGAGGGGAGCAGAGCCTGGGGCTCCCCAGCGGATCTGGTGTGGGGAGCGCCCTCCCAGGCCCGGTCCTGGACTCTGTTTTCAAGCAGGCTGGCGCCAGCCGAGAATAAAAAGGGGctttctggggagggaggggccatgGGGGTGGTGACGTGGCTGAGAACCAGGACACGCAGGCCCCTCGGAGGTGATGAGCCCTCCCCCAAGGGCGTGACAGGGCCAGTCTATATAGGCCACCACTGCACTCCCAAGTCTGAGTGTGGGGCGGCAgcggctgggggggggggctgccggTGGCTGGGCACGCCGTCCCAGTGTCCCCACCGCTTGGCACTGCGGGAGGCCGAACTGCTGCCCCAGGGAGGGCCATGGGGACACTGGAGAAGTGGGGCCTGCCGCCCCTGACCTTGCTGTGGGCACTGCCCGCCCTGCTGCTGGCTCTGGCCACACACGCAGCGGGTGAGCTCACCTACCCGTGGCGGGACGTGGAGACTCAGGAGTGGCTCGTGTGCAGCCAGTGCCCCCCAGGCACCTTCGTGCAGCGCCCGTGCCGCCGGGACAGCCCCACGATGTGCGGCCCGTGCCCTCCGCGTCACTACACCCAGTTCTGGAACTACCTGGAGCGCTGCCGCTACTGCAACGTCATTTGTGGGGAGCGTGAGGAGGAGGCGCGGCCCTGCCAGGCCACTCACAACCGTGCCTGCCGCTGCCGTCCCGGCTTCTTTGCACACGCCGGCTTCTGCCTGGAGCACGCACCTTGCCCGCCTGGCACCGGCGTGGCTGTCCCCGGTGGGCAGCAGGACTGGACGGGGTGGTGGCGGCCCAGAATGTTTGCTGCCACTGAGGACAGCAGCCCAGTTTCCCCTgaccctttcctcctctctcgtCCCCAGGAACCCCCAGCCAGAACACGCAGTGCCAGCCGTGTCCCCCTGGCACCTTCTCAGCCAGCAGCTCCCACTCAGAGCCGTGCCAGCCCCACCGCAACTGCACCGCCCTGGGCCTGGTCCTCAACGTGCCAGGCTCCTCCTCTCATGATGCCCTGTGCACCAGCTGCACGGGCTTCACGCTCAGCACCATGGCGCCCGGGGGGCCAGGTGAGATGGGccgggggagtggggagtggcaggGTAACAGGGTCGGGGATTGatgatcccctcccccaccccggagGGAATGGAGTCCCAGGGAATAAACtgctttcccaaggtcacacagcagtgcTGTGGCATCTCAACCCCACACCCCGGGGCCCCCGGGATCCACTCATGGGCAGGGA
The window above is part of the Lutra lutra chromosome 9, mLutLut1.2, whole genome shotgun sequence genome. Proteins encoded here:
- the TNFRSF6B gene encoding tumor necrosis factor receptor superfamily member 6B, with the protein product MTGCLIKSLTLYQGLARGLRVLGRCEHLSGVPLPPCRRMGTLSRCRTPEGSRAWGSPADLVWGAPSQARSWTLFSSRLAPAENKKGLSGEGGAMGVVTWLRTRTRRPLGGDEPSPKGVTGPVYIGHHCTPKSECGAAAAGGVGTAGGRTAAPGRAMGTLEKWGLPPLTLLWALPALLLALATHAAGELTYPWRDVETQEWLVCSQCPPGTFVQRPCRRDSPTMCGPCPPRHYTQFWNYLERCRYCNVICGEREEEARPCQATHNRACRCRPGFFAHAGFCLEHAPCPPGTGVAVPGTPSQNTQCQPCPPGTFSASSSHSEPCQPHRNCTALGLVLNVPGSSSHDALCTSCTGFTLSTMAPGGPGAEECERAVIDFVAFQDMSSKKLVRLWQALVGPEARGPAAPREGRVELQLRLWRQLMELRDARPGALGVRLLRALREARLPGLERSVRTRFWAH